Proteins encoded by one window of Streptomyces sp. NBC_01571:
- the rsmG gene encoding 16S rRNA (guanine(527)-N(7))-methyltransferase RsmG has protein sequence MTEAAELPPAPEQAREVFGDRFADAVRYAELLAEAGVQRGLIGPREVPRLWERHLLNCAVLSEVVPEGVTVCDVGSGAGLPGIPLALVREDIKITLLEPLLRRTTFLTEVVELLGLDHVTVVRGRAEEVMGKLPPVHVVTARAVAPLDRLATWGIPLLRPYGEMLALKGDTAEEELKSATTALSKLGAVKTSVLHVGEGVVDPLSTVVRVEVGESPGGVRFAAKRAKAARTGRTRRRR, from the coding sequence GTGACGGAGGCAGCGGAGCTTCCTCCCGCGCCCGAACAGGCGCGTGAGGTATTCGGTGATCGTTTCGCGGACGCGGTCCGGTATGCGGAGCTCCTGGCGGAGGCCGGAGTGCAGCGGGGTCTGATCGGTCCCCGCGAAGTGCCCCGCCTGTGGGAACGGCACCTGCTGAACTGCGCGGTGCTCTCCGAGGTCGTACCCGAGGGCGTGACGGTGTGCGATGTCGGCTCGGGCGCCGGGCTGCCCGGTATTCCGCTCGCGCTCGTCCGCGAGGACATCAAGATCACGCTCCTTGAGCCGCTGCTGCGGCGCACGACCTTCCTCACCGAGGTCGTGGAGCTCCTCGGACTCGACCATGTGACGGTCGTCCGTGGTCGTGCGGAGGAGGTCATGGGCAAGCTTCCCCCTGTGCACGTGGTGACAGCGCGAGCCGTGGCCCCGCTGGACCGCCTGGCCACGTGGGGGATCCCCCTGCTGCGCCCGTACGGCGAGATGCTCGCGCTGAAGGGTGACACCGCGGAGGAAGAGCTGAAGAGCGCCACAACGGCACTCAGCAAGCTCGGTGCGGTCAAGACCTCCGTGCTCCACGTCGGCGAGGGAGTGGTTGATCCGCTGTCCACCGTCGTACGCGTCGAGGTCGGGGAGAGTCCGGGTGGTGTGCGTTTCGCGGCCAAGCGGGCCAAGGCGGCGCGCACCGGGCGAACGCGGCGCCGACGCTGA
- the yidC gene encoding membrane protein insertase YidC, translated as MDTIAGFFSFITTPVSWVIVQFHSVYGTIFGPDTGWAWGLSIVSLVILIRICLIPLFVKQIKATRAMQTLQPEMKKIQERYKNDKQRQSEEMMKLYKESGTNPLSSCLPILAQSPFFFALYHVLNGIATGKTIGVIDDQLLASARKAHIFGAPLASKFTDSADKVGQLSAHITDVRVVTAIMIVLMSGSQFYTQRQLMTKNVDTTVKTPFMQQQKMLMYVFPVMFAVFGINFPVGVLVYWLTTNVWTMGQQMYVIRNNPTPGSKAQAAYLERLQKHVTHHGKTRNRREKTIVKTIVGKGRDRNEFERKFINGLTKAGLVAQPDGLVVKGESATVVETEDGTTITTGGGAPKRQQPKRQSKSQRQSSTTTGTAKTTDESEPKTSLVKSDEPQDAKAAPKPAGGGSKPGAGTRSKAQSGQRKGPQRPKSPSKK; from the coding sequence GTGGACACGATTGCCGGTTTTTTCAGCTTCATCACGACACCTGTTTCCTGGGTCATCGTCCAGTTCCACTCCGTGTACGGGACGATCTTCGGTCCCGATACGGGCTGGGCCTGGGGCCTGTCGATCGTGTCCCTGGTGATCCTGATCCGTATCTGCCTGATCCCGCTCTTCGTGAAGCAGATCAAGGCCACTCGGGCCATGCAGACCCTGCAGCCCGAGATGAAGAAGATCCAGGAGCGCTACAAGAACGACAAGCAGCGTCAGTCCGAAGAGATGATGAAGCTGTACAAGGAGTCGGGCACCAACCCGCTCTCCTCGTGCCTTCCCATCCTGGCGCAGTCCCCGTTCTTCTTTGCCCTGTACCACGTGCTCAACGGCATCGCGACGGGCAAGACGATCGGCGTCATCGACGATCAGCTGCTCGCCAGCGCCCGTAAGGCGCACATCTTCGGTGCCCCGCTCGCCTCGAAGTTCACCGACAGCGCCGACAAGGTCGGCCAGCTCAGCGCTCACATCACGGACGTCCGTGTCGTCACCGCGATCATGATCGTGCTGATGTCGGGATCGCAGTTCTACACCCAGCGTCAGCTGATGACGAAGAACGTCGACACCACGGTGAAGACGCCCTTCATGCAGCAGCAGAAGATGCTGATGTACGTCTTCCCGGTCATGTTCGCCGTCTTCGGCATCAACTTCCCGGTCGGTGTCCTTGTCTACTGGCTCACCACCAACGTGTGGACCATGGGTCAGCAGATGTACGTCATCCGCAACAACCCGACTCCGGGCAGCAAGGCCCAGGCCGCGTACCTGGAGCGCCTGCAGAAGCACGTCACGCACCACGGCAAGACCCGCAACCGGCGCGAGAAGACCATCGTCAAGACGATCGTCGGCAAGGGCCGCGACCGCAACGAGTTCGAGCGCAAGTTCATCAACGGACTGACCAAGGCGGGCCTCGTAGCCCAGCCCGACGGCCTCGTGGTGAAGGGCGAGAGCGCGACGGTCGTCGAGACCGAGGACGGCACCACGATCACCACCGGCGGCGGTGCTCCCAAGCGCCAGCAGCCCAAGCGCCAGTCCAAGTCCCAGCGCCAGTCGAGCACGACGACCGGTACGGCGAAGACGACGGACGAGTCCGAACCGAAGACCTCGCTGGTCAAGTCCGACGAGCCGCAGGACGCCAAGGCCGCCCCCAAGCCGGCAGGCGGTGGCAGCAAGCCGGGCGCCGGTACCCGCAGCAAAGCCCAGTCAGGACAGCGCAAGGGCCCGCAGCGGCCCAAGTCCCCGTCCAAGAAGTAA
- a CDS encoding R3H domain-containing nucleic acid-binding protein, with amino-acid sequence MTEGTTSAAAEGDTLSRLEQEGEIAADYLEGLLDIADLDGDIDMDVEADRAAVSIISDVAGRDLQKLVGRDGEVLEALQELTRLAVHRETGDRSRLMLDIAGYRAKKREELSELGAKTAAEVKSSGEPVKMKAMTPFERKVVHDAVKAAGLRSESEGEEPERFVVVLPA; translated from the coding sequence GTGACGGAAGGCACCACCTCCGCCGCCGCCGAGGGCGACACCCTGTCCCGCCTGGAGCAGGAAGGCGAGATCGCGGCGGACTACCTCGAGGGTCTGCTGGACATCGCCGATCTCGACGGCGACATCGACATGGACGTCGAAGCCGACCGCGCCGCTGTCTCGATCATCAGCGACGTCGCCGGCCGTGATCTGCAGAAGCTCGTCGGCCGTGACGGCGAGGTGCTCGAGGCCCTCCAGGAGCTCACGCGCCTGGCCGTCCACCGGGAGACCGGGGACCGCAGCCGGCTGATGCTGGACATCGCGGGCTACCGGGCCAAGAAGCGCGAGGAGCTCTCCGAGCTCGGCGCCAAGACTGCGGCCGAGGTCAAGAGCTCCGGCGAGCCGGTGAAGATGAAGGCGATGACGCCCTTCGAGCGCAAGGTGGTCCACGACGCGGTGAAGGCCGCGGGTCTGCGCAGCGAGTCCGAGGGCGAGGAGCCGGAGCGCTTCGTCGTCGTGCTCCCCGCCTGA
- the yidD gene encoding membrane protein insertion efficiency factor YidD yields the protein MKYPLLALIKLYQWTISPLLGPVCKYYPSCSHYGYQAIDRHGAIKGTALTAWRILRCNPWSLGGVDHVPPRKRPRWHEMVRDAWRARKGGTSAAEPATGETTAPGPAAETPSHAQGA from the coding sequence ATGAAGTACCCGCTGCTGGCTCTCATCAAGCTGTACCAGTGGACGATCAGCCCGCTGCTGGGGCCGGTGTGCAAGTACTACCCGTCGTGCTCCCACTACGGCTACCAGGCCATCGACCGCCACGGTGCGATCAAGGGAACGGCACTCACCGCCTGGCGCATCCTCCGGTGCAATCCGTGGTCGCTGGGCGGGGTGGACCATGTTCCGCCGCGCAAGCGTCCGCGGTGGCACGAGATGGTGCGCGACGCCTGGCGCGCACGCAAGGGCGGAACCTCCGCCGCCGAACCGGCCACCGGGGAGACCACTGCCCCGGGCCCGGCCGCCGAGACTCCGTCCCATGCTCAAGGAGCCTGA